From Nicotiana tabacum cultivar K326 chromosome 20, ASM71507v2, whole genome shotgun sequence, one genomic window encodes:
- the LOC107783941 gene encoding uncharacterized protein LOC107783941, whose protein sequence is MNLAVRELTVPVVRALAWTAREKESEAIRRRRALRRFDNELEKGNYKAALSHMKPGGLLGFGSVKLVVPKRIPTQELHMDDSASFESLPDSILRSIKHSIEFALLDEEVLLTGIEDDMRSESYDSPYEDHQMCLQHEAGHFLVGYLVGVLPRSYQVPSVEDIIQDKFAQGNVQFLGFEFLKQVDIDTISSNKFTQGKEIKAKISSRTLNKFLCVILGGLVAEHLVFGYSELLHSDVQQLDRVLRWLCFNENEADFVVRWAVITTLSLLSHHHEARSRLAEAMNSRRSIGYCIDAIESAL, encoded by the exons ATGAATTTGGCGGTGAGAGAGCTTACCGTTCCAGTGGTTCGAGCCTTAGCTTGGACGGCGAGGGAGAAGGAGTCCGAAGCAATACGACGTCGGAGAGCACTGAGAAGGTTTGATAATGAGTTAGAAAAGGGAAATTACAAGGCTGCTCTCTCTCATATGAAGCCCGGAGGCCTACTTGGCTTCGGCTCTGTTAAACTGGTGGTGCCTAAAAGAATACCAACACAAGAACTACATATGGATGATTCAGCGTCTTTTGAATCTTTACCTGACTCGATTTTGCGTTCAATCAAACATAGCATCGAGTTTGCTCTGTTAGATGAGGAGGTTTTATTGACGGGAATAGAAGATGATATGAGGAGTGAAAGTTATGATTCCCCTTACGAAGATCATCAAATGTGCTTGCAA CATGAGGCTGGGCATTTTCTTGTTGGTTACTTGGTCGGTGTCTTACCAAGAAGTTATCAAGTACCTAGTGTAGAAGATATTATACAGGACAAGTTTGCTCAAGGAAATGTGCAGTTTCTTGGCTTTGAATTTCTCAAACAAGTTGACATTGATACTATATCTAGCAACAAGTTTACCCAAGGCAAGGAAATCAAGGCCAAAATCTCATCCCGGACTTTGAACAAGTTTTTGTGTGTGATACTGGGAGGGTTAGTAGCGGAGCACCTGGTATTTGGATACTCAGAATTACTTCACTCAGATGTTCAACAGCTGGACAGAGTGCTAAGATGGTTGTGCTTCAATGAAAATGAAGCTGACTTTGTGGTTAGATGGGCTGTAATTACCACTTTGTCATTATTAAGTCATCATCACGAGGCTCGATCAAGACTAGCAGAGGCCATGAACTCGAGAAGATCCATTGGCTATTGTATTGATGCGATAGAGAGTGCTCTGTGA